The nucleotide window CAAATGCTTCTTTACCATTAGTAGCTAGAGTTAACTCATAATTATCTAAATCTTTAGCAATAGAGCGTTGCAATTTTAAAACCTCTATTCTATCATCTTCTACTAAAAGTACTTTTAATTTTTCTTTACGCATTTAACCTTTGTTTAATTTCCCAAAAGTAATTTAAACTTTATCAAGGGAACTTTACTGCGGTTTAATTAAAAAAAAATATAGATGAAAAACCAATAAGTATAGACGAATGGTTTTTATCTAATGACAACCAGAAATAGTAGTTAAAGCATCTTGCAACATAGGTTTTGGTGATAGATATGGAATACCCAAGCCTAAGCCTCTAACAATAAACAAAACTCCTATAAATACAACCATTACTGGAATTACCTTTTGTATTTTTTTACGAAAACCATTTTTAGTAAAGTTTCCTAAATATACAAAAATTGTCATTAAAGGGATTGTACCTAAACCAAATAGCATCATATAAATACTTCCGTAAAAAGGGCTTGAGGTTGTTATTGCACCAAATAATGCCATATACACCAATCCACAAGGTAAAAATCCGTTTAAAAAACCAAGGGTGAAAAAGGTATCATTGCCTTTCTTTTTTAACTCTTTACCTAATGCTCCTTTTATCTTAAGAATAAGATGACTCACTTTTTTAGACAAAGACAGTTTATTTAACAACCTAGGAAAAATAATTAAAACAATCATTAAAACTCCAACAACTATTGATATTTGTTGCTGAAAACCAAACAAGTAAAACCCTTTACCTAAAAATCCAAATAATAAACCAATTAAAGCATAAGTGAATATTCTACCTGAATGATAACTTAAAATTTGAAAAAAAGCTTTGGTTTGGTTTGCTCTATCAATAGGTAACATAAATGCGATTGGACCACACATGCCTATGCAGTGAAAACTACCTAATAAACCAAATAAAAGCGCTGATATTAACATTAGTAAACAATTTCATTTTTAAACAAGTAAGGTTTATTTTTATATGTCCAAAAAACAATAATGTTCCAGCGACCATCTACTAAACGTTGTTCAGGCACGAGCAAATATGTATTAGAAGTTGAAATAGGAATATCAAAATCTAACTGTTTATTAGATGGTCTATATAGGAACACTTTACCTTCTATATTTTTATTTTTAAATTCTTTTGGAAGCTCAATTTTTAAACCTTTATCCGTTCTTTGCACAGTAACTTTAGAGGTTAGTTTATTTAAATTTTTCTCTGCATCAATTTCTTCTTGATACTGTAATTCTTTTTGATAATATTTTTCTGTAACCAAATCATGACTGTATGTATGATCTGTGCTCATTGTAATTACAAAATACATTATGAATGCTATAAAAGCTATGATTGTAATTACAATACCTGTACCCCAGTTTAATTTCATATTCTTTTATTTATACGTTCTTGGTCCTAAGAAGTTGGTTGTTGTAGTTTCTAGTAATTCATCATTTGTAAAAACACCAATTTCTATATCTACATTATCATCCTTTAAAACAGATTTATTTATTTCTATGAATAAAGTTCCTTCTGCTAGCCCTTGCTTTGGAATGCTAAAGTTTTGATTAGACACTAATTTTATTGTTCCTTTATGAGATAAAATTTTATAACTCACATTTTCTATATCTCTTGTTGTTTTATTAATCACTTTATAAGTGTATACATTACTAATAATATTATTTTCTTTCTGTTGATATAATTGCCCTGGAAGTCTTAAAATTCTTGCTTCGACATTATTTCTTAGAAAAAGCATTCCTACTAAAATACCTGTTAGAATAAATAATACAGCAGAATACCCTTTCATTCTAGCAGTAAACTCAAAAGGTTTTTTCTTGGTAATATTTTCTTCACTTGCATAACGTATTAAGCCTTTTGGAAGGTTAACACTCTCCATTATATGATCACATTCATCTATACATGCAGTGCAATTTACACACTCTAGTTGTGTTCCATTTCTAATATCAATACCTGTAGGACAAACAACTACACACTGTTTACAATCAATACAATCTCCTTTGCCTAAAGTAGCTCTATCTTCATTTTTTTTGAATTTAGATCGTCCTAAATCTCTTTCACCTCTTTTGTAATCGTAAGCAACATTAATGGTTTTGTTATCTAACAAAACACCTTGCAAACGTCCATAAGGACAGGCAATTATGCATACTTGCTCTCTAAACCAAGCAAAAACAAAATAAAAAACACAAGTAAAAATAATTAAAGAAATAAGTGTATTTATATTATCTAAAGGATTACCTGTGATGTAATTAATTACTGTATCTCCACCAATTAAATAAGCTAAAAACACATTAGCTATTATAAAAGATATTACAAAAAAGACAAACCATTTTAACAATCGCTTTCTAATCTTTTCTGCATTCCATGGTTGTTTGTCTAATCGAATCTGTTTTCCTCTATCACCATCTATCCAATATTCAATTTTTCTAAATACCATTTCTAAGAAAATGGTTTGTGGACAAATCCATCCACAGAATAATCTACCAAAAACCACTGTAAATAATATTACAAATACAACACCTGTTATCATAGAAATAACAAGCAAATAAAAATCTTGTGGCCAAAAAGGAAAACTAAAAATGTTAAACCTTCTTTCTAAAACATTAAAAAGTAAAAATTGATTCCCATTAATTTTGATGAAAGGTGCAGATAATAAAAACGCAAGTAAAAAGTAACTTACATAACTTCTATACTTATAGAACTTTCCACTTGGCTTTTTAGGAAATACCCAAGAACGCTTTCCTTCTTTATTGATGGTTCCAATACTATCTCTAAATTTTTCGTTCTCAGGTGTTTCCATACTAACTAAAAAACTAACACATTATTACTATTCTTCTATCCATTTTTCTCCTTGAGGTGCTTTTGCCTTTTCTGGAGTTGTACCTTGTAATGAAATTACATAACTGGCTACTTTTTCCATATCTGATGGCTTTAAGGTATTTTTCCATGAAATCATACCTTTACCATCTCTACCTCCATTAACCAATGTTGCAAATACATTTTTAACTCCTCCTCCTAAAATCCAATATTCATCTGTTAAGTTAGGCCCAATTGCTCCTCCTCCATCAGCTAAATGACAAGAAGCACAATTTAAATTAAAAACGGCTTTACCTCTTTTTAAAGAGCTTGCATCTGTTAATAGTTCTACTGTTTCTGCTGTAATTAAATCTGGAGTTGTTTCTTTAAATTTATTTACTTGCATCTTAGCTTGAGCCACAGCTTCTTGATATTCCATTTCTGGAGTTGCACCACCCATAACTTCAAAACGAACTAAATAAACAACTGCAAATAGAATTGTAGCATAAAACATATAAACCCACCAAGGAGGAAGCGAATTGTCTAATTCTTGAATACCATCATAATTATGATCTAGAACAATGCTCTCTTCTTCCTCTATTGCTTTAGCTCTAGTCCATTTTGCCATTAACTTCTTAATCCAAAGATTAGGATCTTCAGGTATAATACCTTCTTTTTCATTTATTAATTCTGTAGCTTTCTTTGTGGCTAAATAATTAACAAGTTCTTTTAAAGTAATAACTAATACAAAACCAATTAAAGCAAACCAAACTAAAGGATTTTCGAAAAAATTAAGCGGATTTTTATATGCTATAAACGCTTTAACTAATGCAAAAAATGTAGTTAAAACAAAAATTATATAAATTATTGATTGAATCTTTTTTTTCATCATTTACATTTTTATAATTAATCTAAAGGAATGTTGCTTACTCTTTGAATGTATTCTTTCTTGGCAGTAATTACCCACCAAAAAAGTGCTACAAAAAAGGTAAAGAATATTACTAATGATATTAATGGATAGATTTCTATGCCAGTAATACTTTCCATATGGTTTTTTACAAATTTTAGCATAATCTTATTTTTTGGTGATTTTTTGTTCTTCTTTTACTTTAATGTCTGTACCCAATCTTTGTATGTATGCAATAATGGCTACTAACTCTCTATCTTTCATTTCAATAAATGGTTCATTATTGTCTTTTGCATACTTTTTGTCTTCTAAATAACTTCTTGCAAAATCTGGATCTTGATAAAGGTTTTCTTCTATCTGCTTTCCTTGCTCGTCCATTAATTGCTGGGCATTTGCAATTTCTTCGTTAGAATATGGCACACCTAAACTAACCATAGCTTTCATTTTATTTTCGGTGTTAGATTTATCTAATTCATTATTAATTAACCATTTGTAAGAAGGCATAATTGAACCTGGTGAAGTACTTTGAGGATCATAAAAATGATTCAAATGCCAACTATCAGAATATTTTGCACCAATTCTATGTAAATCTGGACCTGTCCTTTTACTTCCCCATAAAAATGGATGATCGTATACAAATTCACCTGCCTTAGAGTATTCTCCATATCTTTCTACCTCGCTTCTAAAAGGCCTAATCATTTGTGAATGACAACCAACACAACCTTCTCTGATGTATAAATCTCTACCTTCTAATTCTAAGGGTGTATAAGGTTTTACGCTACTTATAGTTGGTATGTTAGACTTTACCAATAAGGTTGGAATAATCTGAACAACACCACCAATTAATATAGCTACAGTTGCATAAATTGTAAGTTTTATTGGTTTTCTCTCTAACCAAGTATGATAACCTTCGCCTTTAGTTCTATATTTAGATACTTTGGTTAAAGGTGCAGCTTCTGCTAATTCGTCTTGAACTTTGCTACCTGCTTTTACAGTTCTAACAACATTGTACAACATTACAATAGCACCAAGTATGTACATAGAACCACCAATTGCACGCATCCAATACATAGGAATGATTTCATTCAATGTTTCTAAGAAATTACCATAAGTTAAAGATCCATCAGGATTAAACTGTTTCCACATAGAAGCTTGCACAAAACCTGCAACATACATTGGTAATGCATATAAAATGATACCTAATGTTCCTATCCAAAAATGGAAGTTTGCTAACGCTTTTGAATATAAAGTAGTTTTGAAAATTCTAGGAATCATCCAATACAACATTCCAAATGTGAAGAAACCATTCCAAGCTAAAGCACCAACATGAACGTGAGCAATAATCCAATCAGAAAAATGGGCGATTGCATTTACATTTTTAAGCGATAACATAGGTCCTTCAAAAGTTGCCATTCCATAACCAGTAATAGCGACTACCATAAATTTTAAAACAGGATCTGTTCTTACTTTATCCCAAGCTCCTCTTAATGTTAACAGTCCATTAATCATACCTCCCCAAGAAGGAGCTATTAACATTACAGAAAATGCAACTCCTAAATTTTGAGCCCAATTTGGTAATGAAGTATATAATAAATGGTGAGGACCAGCCCAAATGTAAATAAAGATTAAAGA belongs to Polaribacter dokdonensis and includes:
- a CDS encoding sulfite exporter TauE/SafE family protein, translating into MLISALLFGLLGSFHCIGMCGPIAFMLPIDRANQTKAFFQILSYHSGRIFTYALIGLLFGFLGKGFYLFGFQQQISIVVGVLMIVLIIFPRLLNKLSLSKKVSHLILKIKGALGKELKKKGNDTFFTLGFLNGFLPCGLVYMALFGAITTSSPFYGSIYMMLFGLGTIPLMTIFVYLGNFTKNGFRKKIQKVIPVMVVFIGVLFIVRGLGLGIPYLSPKPMLQDALTTISGCH
- a CDS encoding FixH family protein, producing MKLNWGTGIVITIIAFIAFIMYFVITMSTDHTYSHDLVTEKYYQKELQYQEEIDAEKNLNKLTSKVTVQRTDKGLKIELPKEFKNKNIEGKVFLYRPSNKQLDFDIPISTSNTYLLVPEQRLVDGRWNIIVFWTYKNKPYLFKNEIVY
- the ccoG gene encoding cytochrome c oxidase accessory protein CcoG produces the protein METPENEKFRDSIGTINKEGKRSWVFPKKPSGKFYKYRSYVSYFLLAFLLSAPFIKINGNQFLLFNVLERRFNIFSFPFWPQDFYLLVISMITGVVFVILFTVVFGRLFCGWICPQTIFLEMVFRKIEYWIDGDRGKQIRLDKQPWNAEKIRKRLLKWFVFFVISFIIANVFLAYLIGGDTVINYITGNPLDNINTLISLIIFTCVFYFVFAWFREQVCIIACPYGRLQGVLLDNKTINVAYDYKRGERDLGRSKFKKNEDRATLGKGDCIDCKQCVVVCPTGIDIRNGTQLECVNCTACIDECDHIMESVNLPKGLIRYASEENITKKKPFEFTARMKGYSAVLFILTGILVGMLFLRNNVEARILRLPGQLYQQKENNIISNVYTYKVINKTTRDIENVSYKILSHKGTIKLVSNQNFSIPKQGLAEGTLFIEINKSVLKDDNVDIEIGVFTNDELLETTTTNFLGPRTYK
- a CDS encoding cbb3-type cytochrome c oxidase N-terminal domain-containing protein; protein product: MKKKIQSIIYIIFVLTTFFALVKAFIAYKNPLNFFENPLVWFALIGFVLVITLKELVNYLATKKATELINEKEGIIPEDPNLWIKKLMAKWTRAKAIEEEESIVLDHNYDGIQELDNSLPPWWVYMFYATILFAVVYLVRFEVMGGATPEMEYQEAVAQAKMQVNKFKETTPDLITAETVELLTDASSLKRGKAVFNLNCASCHLADGGGAIGPNLTDEYWILGGGVKNVFATLVNGGRDGKGMISWKNTLKPSDMEKVASYVISLQGTTPEKAKAPQGEKWIEE
- the ccoN gene encoding cytochrome-c oxidase, cbb3-type subunit I; the protein is MKMQQFYYDNKIVKKFIYATLFWGIIGFSVGLLLAFMFLFPNVTDGISWLSFGRLRPLHTNAVIFAFVGNAIYAGVYYSLQRLLKARMASNFLSNFNFWGWQLIIVAAAITLPLGYTSSKEYAELEWPIDIMIALVWVAFGVNMIWTILKRRQRHLYVAIWFYLGTFVTVAVLHIFNSLALPVGFLKSYSVYAGVQDALVQWWYGHNAVAFFLTTPFLGLMYYFVPKAANRPVYSYRLSIVHFWSLIFIYIWAGPHHLLYTSLPNWAQNLGVAFSVMLIAPSWGGMINGLLTLRGAWDKVRTDPVLKFMVVAITGYGMATFEGPMLSLKNVNAIAHFSDWIIAHVHVGALAWNGFFTFGMLYWMIPRIFKTTLYSKALANFHFWIGTLGIILYALPMYVAGFVQASMWKQFNPDGSLTYGNFLETLNEIIPMYWMRAIGGSMYILGAIVMLYNVVRTVKAGSKVQDELAEAAPLTKVSKYRTKGEGYHTWLERKPIKLTIYATVAILIGGVVQIIPTLLVKSNIPTISSVKPYTPLELEGRDLYIREGCVGCHSQMIRPFRSEVERYGEYSKAGEFVYDHPFLWGSKRTGPDLHRIGAKYSDSWHLNHFYDPQSTSPGSIMPSYKWLINNELDKSNTENKMKAMVSLGVPYSNEEIANAQQLMDEQGKQIEENLYQDPDFARSYLEDKKYAKDNNEPFIEMKDRELVAIIAYIQRLGTDIKVKEEQKITKK